One genomic region from Microcella humidisoli encodes:
- the hrpA gene encoding ATP-dependent RNA helicase HrpA, translating into MTADADHPEPRIPGLVIAYPPDLPVSQRRDDIAAAIRDNQVVIVAGETGSGKTTQLPKILLELGRERIAHTQPRRIAARTIAERVAEELGSELGGLVGYKVRFTDQVGRDTRVTLMTDGILLAALRGDRELKNYDAIIIDEAHERSLTIDFLLGYLKQLLPRRPELKLIITSATIDPESFARHFAAADGSPAPIIEVSGRTFPVEIRYRPLVPDGADTDNLTDPDDDDSDGPSTPGEAIDMIEGVIAAVDELGREGDGDVLVFFSGENEIRDAADALTGHLARQGPRGAGTEVLPLYGRLSAAEQHRVFERAPAGIRRRIVLATNVAETSLTVPGIRYVVDTGTARISRYSARSKVQRLPIEPISQASANQRSGRSGRTSDGIAIRLYSELDYTKRPEYTDPEILRTNLAAVILQMISLGLGDIEQFPFLQPPDKRGIADGLDLLLELGAVDKKDGAHRITRVGREIAQLPLDPRYARMVVEAQKLGVAREVIAIVAGLSIQDPRERPVEKRERADQLHNRFRDPTSDFITLLNLWNHLQRRQRELSGNQFRKEVRSEFLNYLRIREWADVERQIRRQTKGVGKHPADGETGADATAIHKAILSGLLSHIGLKDTAKRDYLGARQRRFVLYPGSGLAKKQPDAVMAAELVETSRLFARTVAVIDPAWAEPLAGELAKRSFSEPRWEKRQGAAVVDEKVTLFGVPVIPRRRAQLSRIDPALARELFIRHALVEGEWDTSRLDKRLTAFLRDNARVRRELEQLEERSRRRDILLDDEKIVEFFETRIPSDVTDVRRFERWWRDAVREHPETLTLTRDDLVEAEQLPADDGSYPTRLTLGDQTLSVGYRFEPGAADDGVTVTVPLPLLPRLDTAGFDWLVPGLRLELVTALLKTLPKAIRRNVVPAADWAARLLAAVPPGADLRELSITEFLATEIRRQTFTPVDPDDFDLDRLPPHLRMGYAVVDERGSKLARGTDLTALQQKLRERTRDSVARVATAAAKSPIERGGITAWDDTIGKGSGGDGGAGGTLPRQLDMRRGETTIRAYPALVDEGGSVAIRLQTSVADQVAAHRAGVRRLVQLGVPSPLAYIQEHLTSAEKLSLGASPYRSTAALIDDALRAVIDAELSAADANADARDALPWSRAQFESLRDRVNAGLPDRLFGIVATTAAVLAAAREVDVLIGRSSSLQLMAPLADAREQLNALVHDGFIGRTGLARLPRLVIYLRGIAHRVERLADNLGRDRAWMLEVQQAVELYTAAGGTLPLGVDPEPRIREARWMLEELRLSLFAQPLGAQGPISVQRIRKALSV; encoded by the coding sequence ATGACTGCCGACGCCGATCACCCTGAGCCCCGCATCCCGGGCCTGGTGATCGCCTACCCGCCCGACCTGCCGGTGTCGCAGCGGCGCGACGACATCGCAGCCGCAATCCGCGACAATCAGGTCGTCATCGTCGCGGGCGAGACCGGATCGGGCAAGACGACGCAGCTGCCGAAGATCCTGCTCGAGCTGGGCCGCGAGCGCATCGCCCATACGCAGCCGCGCCGCATCGCCGCGCGCACGATCGCCGAGCGCGTCGCCGAGGAGCTCGGCAGCGAGCTCGGCGGGCTCGTCGGCTACAAGGTGCGCTTCACCGACCAGGTCGGCCGAGACACGCGCGTCACGCTCATGACCGACGGCATCCTGCTCGCCGCCCTCCGCGGCGACCGCGAGCTCAAGAACTACGACGCCATCATCATCGACGAGGCGCACGAGCGCAGCCTCACCATCGACTTCCTGCTCGGCTACCTCAAGCAGTTGCTCCCCCGCCGCCCCGAGCTCAAGCTCATCATCACCTCCGCCACGATCGACCCTGAGAGCTTCGCGAGGCACTTCGCCGCAGCCGACGGCAGCCCCGCGCCGATCATCGAGGTGAGCGGGCGCACCTTCCCGGTCGAGATCCGCTACCGGCCGCTGGTGCCTGACGGCGCCGACACCGACAACCTCACCGACCCCGACGATGACGATTCAGACGGCCCGAGCACCCCCGGCGAGGCCATCGACATGATCGAGGGGGTCATCGCCGCGGTCGACGAGCTCGGCCGCGAAGGCGACGGCGACGTGCTGGTGTTCTTCAGCGGCGAGAACGAGATCCGCGACGCGGCGGATGCCCTCACTGGGCACCTCGCCCGCCAGGGACCGCGCGGCGCGGGCACCGAGGTGCTGCCGCTGTACGGCCGGCTCAGTGCGGCCGAGCAGCACCGGGTGTTCGAGCGGGCGCCCGCGGGCATCCGTCGCCGGATCGTTCTGGCGACCAACGTCGCCGAGACGAGCCTCACCGTGCCGGGCATCCGCTACGTCGTCGACACCGGCACCGCGCGCATCAGCCGCTACAGCGCGCGCTCGAAAGTGCAGCGGCTGCCGATCGAGCCGATCTCGCAGGCCAGCGCCAACCAGCGGTCGGGCCGCTCGGGGCGCACGAGCGACGGCATCGCCATCCGCCTCTACAGCGAGCTCGACTACACCAAGCGGCCCGAGTACACCGACCCCGAGATCCTGCGCACCAACCTCGCGGCCGTGATTCTGCAGATGATCTCGCTCGGGCTCGGCGACATCGAGCAGTTCCCCTTCCTGCAGCCGCCCGACAAGCGCGGCATCGCCGACGGGCTCGACCTGCTGCTCGAACTCGGCGCGGTCGACAAGAAAGACGGCGCCCACCGCATCACGCGCGTCGGTCGCGAGATCGCGCAGCTGCCGCTCGACCCGCGCTACGCGCGCATGGTTGTCGAGGCTCAGAAGCTCGGGGTGGCGCGGGAGGTCATCGCGATCGTCGCGGGGCTCAGCATCCAAGACCCGCGCGAACGGCCGGTCGAGAAGCGCGAGCGCGCCGACCAGCTGCACAACCGGTTCCGCGACCCGACGAGCGACTTCATCACGCTCCTCAACCTCTGGAACCACCTGCAACGGCGGCAGCGCGAGCTCAGCGGCAACCAGTTCCGCAAGGAGGTGCGCAGCGAGTTCCTCAACTACCTGCGCATTCGCGAGTGGGCCGACGTCGAGCGGCAGATCAGACGCCAAACCAAAGGCGTTGGCAAGCATCCCGCCGATGGCGAAACAGGAGCCGACGCCACCGCGATCCACAAGGCGATCCTCAGCGGCCTCCTCTCCCACATCGGCCTGAAAGACACCGCGAAGCGGGACTACCTCGGCGCGCGCCAGCGCCGCTTCGTGCTCTACCCGGGCTCGGGGCTCGCGAAGAAGCAGCCCGACGCTGTCATGGCCGCCGAGCTCGTCGAGACGAGCCGGCTGTTTGCCCGCACGGTCGCCGTCATCGATCCGGCGTGGGCCGAGCCGCTCGCGGGCGAGCTCGCGAAGCGCTCGTTCAGCGAGCCGCGGTGGGAGAAGCGCCAGGGCGCCGCAGTCGTCGACGAGAAGGTGACGCTGTTCGGGGTGCCGGTCATCCCGCGCCGGCGCGCGCAGCTGAGCCGCATCGATCCGGCTCTCGCGCGCGAGCTGTTCATCCGCCACGCGCTCGTCGAGGGTGAGTGGGATACCTCCCGGCTCGACAAGCGCCTCACCGCGTTCCTGCGCGACAACGCGCGCGTGCGCCGCGAGCTCGAGCAGCTCGAAGAGCGCAGCCGGCGCCGCGACATCCTGCTCGACGACGAGAAGATCGTCGAGTTCTTCGAGACACGTATCCCCTCGGACGTCACCGACGTGCGCCGCTTCGAGCGCTGGTGGCGGGATGCTGTGCGCGAGCATCCCGAAACGCTCACCCTCACCCGCGATGACCTCGTCGAGGCCGAGCAGCTGCCGGCCGACGACGGTTCGTACCCGACGCGGCTCACGCTCGGCGATCAGACGCTCAGTGTCGGATACCGCTTCGAGCCCGGAGCCGCCGACGACGGCGTCACCGTCACCGTGCCGCTGCCGCTGCTGCCCCGTCTCGACACGGCGGGGTTCGACTGGCTCGTTCCGGGTTTGCGGCTCGAGCTCGTGACCGCGCTGCTCAAGACGCTGCCGAAGGCCATTCGCCGCAACGTCGTGCCCGCCGCCGACTGGGCCGCTCGACTCTTGGCGGCCGTGCCGCCCGGGGCCGACCTGCGCGAGCTGTCGATCACCGAGTTTCTCGCCACCGAGATCCGCCGCCAGACCTTCACGCCCGTCGACCCCGACGACTTCGATCTCGACCGCCTGCCCCCGCACTTGCGCATGGGGTACGCGGTCGTCGACGAGCGCGGCAGCAAGCTCGCGCGCGGCACCGACCTCACCGCTCTGCAGCAGAAGCTGCGCGAGCGCACGCGCGACTCGGTCGCTCGCGTGGCCACGGCCGCCGCGAAGAGCCCGATCGAGCGCGGCGGCATCACGGCGTGGGACGACACCATCGGCAAGGGGTCCGGCGGCGACGGCGGTGCCGGCGGCACCCTGCCCCGGCAGCTCGACATGCGCCGCGGCGAGACCACGATCCGCGCCTACCCCGCGCTCGTCGACGAAGGCGGCTCGGTGGCGATCCGACTGCAGACCTCGGTCGCCGACCAGGTGGCCGCGCACCGTGCGGGGGTTCGCCGGCTCGTGCAGCTGGGGGTTCCGTCACCGCTCGCGTACATCCAAGAGCACTTGACGAGTGCCGAGAAGCTCAGCCTCGGCGCCTCGCCCTACCGCTCGACGGCCGCGCTCATCGATGACGCGCTGCGGGCCGTGATCGACGCCGAGCTCAGCGCCGCCGACGCGAACGCTGATGCGCGGGATGCTCTGCCCTGGTCTCGCGCGCAGTTCGAGTCCCTCCGCGACCGCGTCAACGCCGGCCTGCCCGACCGCCTGTTCGGCATCGTGGCGACGACGGCGGCCGTGCTGGCGGCGGCGCGCGAGGTCGATGTGCTCATCGGTCGCAGCTCGAGTCTGCAGTTGATGGCGCCGCTCGCTGACGCGCGCGAGCAGCTCAACGCCCTCGTGCACGACGGATTCATCGGACGCACGGGCCTCGCCCGCCTCCCCCGGCTGGTGATCTACTTGCGGGGCATCGCCCACCGCGTCGAGCGGCTCGCCGACAACCTCGGCCGCGACCGCGCGTGGATGCTCGAGGTGCAGCAGGCCGTCGAGCTCTACACCGCGGCGGGTGGCACGCTGCCGCTCGGCGTCGACCCCGAGCCCCGCATCCGCGAGGCCCGCTGGATGCTCGAAGAGCTGCGCCTCTCGCTCTTCGCGCAGCCGCTCGGCGCGCAGGGCCCGATCTCGGTGCAGCGCATCCGCAAGGCCCTTTCGGTCTGA